The Oceanibaculum indicum P24 genome has a window encoding:
- a CDS encoding PAS domain-containing protein, producing the protein MTGLPTDGQVIDPEPSLLAPALQPLLAYWKSRGSDERLPARADIDPLDIPRLLPFLYLVDVERQSGGTAPYRFRYRLVGTGIVERNGGDPTGHYLDDFENRPFHETIVADYTRCAMEKLPVAASRRFMDSSGRHWPYQRLVLPLSENGLDVNMLLGGNAFGDKPEPRGRRGR; encoded by the coding sequence ATGACGGGGCTACCCACTGACGGTCAGGTCATCGATCCCGAACCTTCGCTTCTCGCCCCTGCCCTGCAACCTTTGCTTGCTTACTGGAAAAGCAGGGGGAGTGACGAGCGGCTGCCGGCGCGCGCCGATATCGACCCGCTGGACATTCCCCGGCTGCTGCCCTTCCTCTATCTGGTCGATGTGGAGCGGCAGAGCGGCGGCACGGCGCCCTACCGCTTCCGCTACCGGCTGGTCGGCACTGGAATCGTTGAACGCAATGGCGGCGACCCGACCGGCCATTATCTCGACGATTTCGAAAACCGGCCGTTTCACGAGACCATCGTGGCCGACTATACGCGCTGCGCCATGGAGAAGCTTCCTGTGGCGGCGTCGCGCCGCTTTATGGATTCCAGCGGCCGCCACTGGCCCTATCAGCGGCTGGTACTGCCGCTTTCGGAAAATGGCCTGGATGTGAACATGCTGCTGGGCGGCAATGCCTTCGGCGACAAGCCGGAACCCAGGGGACGGCGCGGCCGGTAG